The Streptomyces sp. NBC_01197 genome window below encodes:
- a CDS encoding LAETG motif-containing sortase-dependent surface protein yields MNRILGLSRSWRTGLRLAAAAGLAAAVTLTGLPSIDIAQAAGGPPVLAKPKPGTGKRCDVRNGLPAAKRTPANSGFPDDPTGLIHKSTELPKNFDYNLPGQAYDGMKAPTAAQQQKALSKVPGDPKKNVAAWTRQANKSGAPADRAMEIYARFLANKENLTFDHWFKSRYIRNQTNNSKGSGFERQLVKDYNLIGPDWLCEYYVELFDKDGDKVGERRYDAYNKRTKEFNEFKSNSRLENPQLAKDRVVAKSMPDHTFRYTGAKNFTKGQAKKISDLNQEIVAERPGKTNQVRGNQRFYNPVAKTTPVPGYSRQDRAFAPGCQSGGTQLTSGTTSNCGGSRGPLNERINDSGRTPAEARRFQAEARRLDSRGTLPRGGPGGVDFTTLELRYVGGLEKGKGMQYSMRADQMPDPDSNPGYGGQAKMQLASDALFTWLALTPDKFWVNLNPDQPDRVMDDKFASTDAGRVLLEADLRMKHDFFRTMDPKTDLGRRFWAALPEVDGRPCFTGIRNWIEPKPAEVREQDGGIYILDAPLRLKSTEQDTVTQPGGGEGICHPTKAQRDQAQGVIDRMIVPAVEKTINAAPQYADLRRVYTSRVAAEYIRRQDAKKPTDFHKFINSNDVKAWPLRAPNQNWDKDKLFQEYRKIFINGEFKYNVDTAKGVMVYIVGGVDFSKAPKRNITKVRFKVENRDLDHTTSNSLQSDDTSYRDTDTLYLGGGPVTSGGGKPTPAPTSTPTPSGKPSAPAGHTPAPGTSSVPAGGGGASHPPTSPGGDLAHTGSDTPVGLISGIAAAVIAVGGGLVWWMRRRRTAQD; encoded by the coding sequence TTGAATCGCATACTCGGACTCTCCCGCAGCTGGCGGACCGGCTTACGTCTGGCAGCGGCGGCCGGGCTGGCCGCTGCGGTCACCCTGACCGGTCTGCCGTCCATCGACATCGCCCAGGCGGCGGGCGGGCCGCCCGTCCTGGCCAAGCCCAAGCCCGGCACCGGCAAACGCTGCGATGTCCGCAACGGACTCCCGGCCGCCAAGCGCACCCCGGCGAACTCGGGGTTCCCCGACGACCCGACCGGGCTGATCCACAAGTCCACCGAACTGCCGAAGAACTTCGACTACAACCTTCCCGGCCAGGCGTACGACGGGATGAAGGCACCCACGGCCGCCCAGCAGCAGAAGGCCCTGTCCAAGGTCCCGGGCGACCCGAAGAAGAACGTCGCAGCCTGGACCAGGCAGGCCAACAAGTCCGGGGCTCCGGCGGACCGGGCCATGGAGATCTACGCCCGGTTCCTCGCGAACAAGGAGAACCTGACCTTCGACCACTGGTTCAAGTCCCGCTACATCCGCAACCAGACCAACAACAGCAAGGGTTCCGGGTTCGAACGGCAGCTCGTCAAGGACTACAACCTCATCGGGCCCGACTGGCTGTGCGAGTACTACGTCGAACTCTTCGACAAGGACGGCGACAAGGTCGGTGAGCGCCGCTACGACGCCTACAACAAGCGGACCAAGGAGTTCAACGAGTTCAAGTCCAACAGCCGGCTGGAGAACCCCCAGCTCGCCAAGGACCGAGTTGTCGCCAAGTCGATGCCCGACCACACCTTCCGCTACACCGGCGCGAAGAACTTCACCAAGGGTCAGGCCAAGAAGATCAGCGACCTGAACCAGGAGATCGTCGCGGAGCGGCCGGGGAAGACGAATCAGGTCCGCGGCAACCAGCGCTTCTACAACCCGGTCGCCAAGACCACCCCGGTCCCCGGCTACTCCCGTCAGGACCGCGCGTTCGCGCCCGGCTGCCAGAGCGGTGGTACGCAGCTCACCTCAGGCACCACGTCCAACTGCGGTGGCAGCCGCGGCCCACTGAACGAGCGCATCAACGACTCGGGCCGTACTCCGGCCGAGGCCAGGCGTTTCCAGGCCGAGGCCCGGCGCCTGGACAGCCGCGGCACTCTTCCCCGGGGCGGCCCGGGCGGCGTGGACTTCACCACTCTGGAGCTGCGCTATGTCGGCGGCCTCGAAAAGGGCAAGGGCATGCAGTACAGCATGCGCGCCGACCAGATGCCGGACCCGGACAGTAACCCCGGATACGGCGGCCAGGCCAAGATGCAGCTGGCGTCCGACGCCCTGTTCACATGGCTGGCCCTGACGCCCGACAAGTTCTGGGTGAACCTGAACCCGGACCAGCCGGACCGGGTCATGGACGACAAGTTCGCCTCCACCGACGCCGGGCGCGTGCTGCTGGAAGCCGACCTCCGGATGAAGCACGACTTCTTCAGGACGATGGATCCGAAGACCGACCTCGGCCGCCGGTTCTGGGCCGCCCTCCCCGAGGTGGACGGGCGTCCGTGCTTCACCGGCATCCGTAACTGGATCGAGCCCAAGCCCGCCGAGGTCCGTGAGCAGGACGGCGGTATCTACATCCTCGACGCCCCGCTCAGGCTGAAGTCCACCGAGCAGGACACCGTCACCCAGCCCGGCGGAGGCGAGGGTATCTGCCACCCCACCAAGGCGCAGCGTGACCAGGCCCAGGGGGTCATCGACCGGATGATCGTCCCTGCGGTGGAGAAGACCATCAACGCCGCTCCCCAGTACGCGGACCTGCGCCGCGTCTACACCTCCCGCGTCGCAGCCGAGTACATCCGCCGCCAGGACGCCAAGAAGCCGACCGACTTCCACAAGTTCATCAACAGCAACGATGTGAAGGCCTGGCCACTGCGCGCTCCGAACCAGAACTGGGACAAGGACAAGCTGTTCCAGGAGTACCGGAAGATCTTCATCAACGGCGAGTTCAAGTACAACGTGGACACCGCCAAGGGCGTCATGGTGTACATCGTCGGTGGCGTCGACTTCTCCAAGGCGCCGAAGCGGAACATCACCAAGGTCCGCTTCAAGGTGGAGAACCGGGACCTGGACCACACCACCAGCAACTCCCTGCAGTCCGACGACACCTCCTACCGCGACACCGACACCCTCTACCTCGGTGGGGGACCTGTCACCAGCGGCGGAGGAAAGCCCACCCCGGCCCCCACCTCCACCCCGACGCCCAGCGGAAAGCCGTCCGCGCCGGCCGGTCACACACCGGCCCCCGGTACGAGCAGCGTGCCGGCCGGCGGCGGAGGGGCGAGCCACCCGCCCACCAGTCCGGGCGGGGACCTCGCCCACACCGGATCCGACACCCCCGTCGGCCTGATCTCCGGCATCGCCGCCGCGGTCATCGCCGTTGGTGGCGGACTGGTCTGGTGGATGCGCCGACGCCGTACCGCACAGGACTAG
- a CDS encoding permease — protein sequence MQAVLHALSIAGSMTWEITWALILGFALSAVVQAVVRKSTVISLLGDDRPRTLAVAAGLGMASSSCSYAAVALARSLFRKGADFTAAMAFEIASTNMVVELGVILALLMGWQFTAAEFAGGPLMIAVLALLFRLFLRDRLLRQAREQAEQGLAGSMEGHAAMDMSVQREGSFARRLFSRDGLTATSHVFVMEWAAILRDLVIGLLVAGAIAAWVPDSFWRTFFFDGRPLASRLWGPVIGPLVAMASFVCSIGNVPLAVVLWKGGISFGGVLAFIFADLLILPILNIYRKYYGARMTVFLLATFYVSMVVAGYVVEFAFGGLGIVPDRADARVPMGGVSWNYTTWLNIAFLILGAALLVRFFRTGGREMLRMMGSPKTRNKRLSE from the coding sequence ATGCAAGCCGTACTGCACGCACTGTCGATCGCCGGTTCCATGACCTGGGAGATCACCTGGGCCCTGATCCTCGGCTTCGCGCTGTCCGCTGTCGTCCAGGCGGTGGTCCGCAAGTCCACCGTGATCTCCCTGCTCGGCGACGACCGCCCCCGTACCCTCGCCGTGGCGGCCGGCCTCGGCATGGCCTCGTCCTCGTGCTCCTACGCCGCGGTGGCACTCGCCCGCTCGCTGTTCCGCAAGGGCGCGGACTTCACCGCTGCGATGGCCTTCGAGATCGCCTCGACCAACATGGTGGTCGAACTCGGTGTGATCCTGGCCCTGCTGATGGGCTGGCAGTTCACCGCGGCTGAGTTCGCCGGCGGCCCCCTCATGATCGCCGTGCTGGCCCTGCTTTTCCGGCTGTTCCTGCGGGACAGACTGCTGCGCCAGGCACGTGAACAGGCCGAGCAGGGCCTGGCCGGCTCGATGGAGGGCCACGCGGCGATGGACATGTCCGTCCAGCGGGAGGGTTCCTTCGCGCGGCGGCTGTTCTCGCGGGATGGCCTCACGGCGACCTCGCACGTCTTCGTCATGGAGTGGGCGGCCATCCTGCGCGACCTGGTGATCGGCCTGCTCGTCGCCGGGGCGATCGCCGCCTGGGTCCCGGACTCCTTCTGGCGCACGTTCTTCTTCGACGGCCGCCCCCTGGCGTCCAGACTGTGGGGCCCGGTCATCGGCCCGCTGGTGGCCATGGCCTCGTTCGTCTGCTCCATCGGGAACGTGCCGCTCGCGGTCGTGCTGTGGAAGGGCGGCATCAGCTTCGGCGGCGTGCTGGCCTTCATCTTCGCCGACCTGCTGATCCTGCCGATCCTCAACATCTACCGGAAGTACTACGGCGCGCGGATGACGGTCTTCCTGCTCGCCACCTTCTATGTGTCCATGGTCGTAGCCGGGTACGTTGTCGAGTTCGCCTTCGGCGGCCTGGGAATCGTCCCCGACCGGGCCGACGCGAGAGTCCCCATGGGCGGCGTCAGCTGGAACTACACGACCTGGCTCAACATCGCGTTCCTGATCCTCGGCGCCGCGCTCCTGGTCCGGTTCTTCCGCACCGGCGGCAGGGAGATGCTCCGCATGATGGGCAGCCCGAAAACCAGGAACAAGCGCCTGTCCGAATAG
- a CDS encoding MFS transporter codes for MSEAVSAPRGDTQTKAIPTSPGGLSHRQILTILSGLMLGMFLAALDQTIVSTSIRTIADDLHGLSQQAWATTAYLITSTIATPLYGKLSDLHGRKPYFLTAITVFIIGSVLCTFSTSMTELASFRALQGIGAGGLMSLALAIIGDIVPPRERARYQGYMLATFATSSVAGPLIGGFLAGQHSILGVTGWRWVFLVNVPIGIIALFVVAKVLNIPHVRRDRRIDWWGAVTIAVGVVPLLLVAEQGRDWGWGSRNSLICYGVGVVGIIAWILVERRMGDDALIPMRLFRNSIFSKTSLLSVLIGAGMFGGMLMIPQYLQIVKGASPTRSGLEMLPLMLGMIIASIVAGQLTAKTGRYKIFPTVGTVLMVVALLLFHFKIQWDTPLWESMVFMLVFGLGLGGCMQTLVLAVQNAVPPQDMGVATASSTFFRQMGATAGTAIFLSVLFSNVGDKIASAFKSAAQTPQFQAALHDPQVLSNPANKPVLDMVKHPGGGGGAGVLNDSSFIQQLDPRLSEPFKQGFADSMHLVFLIAAGVVAVGFLMVLWTKEVPLRNMSGLQARAAEEGGATAIEAEAAVAAVPEPLPATASGRHAAPPQEPADAVEAAMADASGAGVRGYIRDADGSPVPQAVVTLIDLGGRQLGRTTTGPDGRYFVAAPAGGTYVLIGSGGARQPQATTVAVADGPVDFDLMLSGAAGLSGTVLATPGNRPLPGALVIATDMRGDVVASGTTDGAGDFGFGDLVPGSYTLAVSAGGHRPTAVPVEVTSGSANRYEVRLDPGARVHGTIRNSAGEPLDDARVTLLDAAGNTVGSTITGADGVYTFNDLDTGDYTVVASGYAPSAHSLLVDRKGGQDLDLDLSH; via the coding sequence ATGAGTGAGGCCGTGTCCGCGCCACGCGGAGACACCCAGACCAAAGCGATACCCACCAGTCCGGGCGGCCTGAGCCACCGGCAGATCCTGACCATCCTGAGCGGCCTCATGCTGGGCATGTTCCTGGCCGCGCTCGACCAGACCATCGTCTCGACCTCGATCCGCACCATTGCGGACGACCTGCACGGCCTGAGCCAGCAGGCGTGGGCGACGACGGCCTACCTGATCACTTCGACGATCGCCACACCGCTGTACGGCAAGCTGTCCGACCTGCACGGACGTAAGCCGTACTTCCTGACCGCGATCACTGTCTTCATCATCGGCTCGGTGCTGTGCACCTTCTCGACGTCGATGACCGAGCTGGCGTCCTTCCGTGCCCTGCAGGGCATCGGCGCCGGCGGTCTGATGTCGCTGGCCCTGGCGATCATCGGCGACATCGTGCCGCCCCGCGAACGGGCCCGCTACCAGGGCTACATGCTGGCGACCTTCGCCACGTCCAGTGTCGCCGGACCGCTGATCGGCGGCTTCCTGGCCGGCCAGCACAGCATCCTGGGCGTCACCGGCTGGCGCTGGGTGTTCCTGGTGAACGTCCCGATCGGCATCATCGCGCTGTTCGTCGTCGCGAAGGTCCTCAACATCCCGCACGTCCGCCGCGACCGCCGTATCGACTGGTGGGGCGCGGTCACCATCGCCGTCGGCGTGGTGCCGCTGCTGCTCGTCGCCGAGCAGGGCCGCGACTGGGGCTGGGGCTCGAGGAACTCGCTGATCTGCTACGGCGTCGGCGTGGTGGGCATCATCGCCTGGATCCTCGTGGAACGCCGGATGGGCGACGACGCGCTGATCCCGATGCGTCTCTTCCGCAACTCGATCTTCAGCAAGACCAGTCTGCTGTCCGTGCTCATCGGTGCGGGCATGTTCGGCGGGATGCTGATGATCCCGCAGTACCTGCAGATCGTGAAGGGCGCCAGCCCCACCCGGTCGGGCCTCGAAATGCTGCCGCTGATGCTCGGCATGATCATCGCCTCGATCGTGGCAGGTCAGCTCACCGCGAAGACCGGCCGCTACAAGATCTTCCCGACCGTCGGCACCGTCCTGATGGTCGTGGCGCTGCTGCTCTTCCACTTCAAGATCCAGTGGGACACCCCCCTGTGGGAGTCCATGGTCTTCATGCTCGTCTTCGGCCTCGGCCTCGGCGGTTGTATGCAGACGCTGGTCCTCGCGGTGCAGAACGCGGTGCCGCCGCAGGACATGGGTGTGGCGACCGCGTCGTCCACGTTCTTCCGTCAGATGGGCGCCACCGCCGGTACCGCGATCTTCCTGTCCGTGCTGTTCAGCAATGTCGGCGACAAGATCGCCTCGGCGTTCAAGTCGGCCGCGCAGACCCCGCAGTTCCAGGCCGCGCTCCACGACCCGCAGGTGCTGTCGAACCCGGCCAACAAGCCGGTGCTCGACATGGTGAAGCACCCCGGCGGGGGTGGCGGGGCCGGCGTGCTGAACGACTCCTCGTTCATCCAGCAGCTCGACCCGCGTCTGTCGGAGCCCTTCAAGCAGGGCTTCGCCGACTCCATGCACCTGGTGTTCCTGATCGCCGCGGGCGTGGTCGCGGTCGGCTTCCTGATGGTCCTGTGGACCAAGGAGGTTCCGCTGCGGAACATGTCGGGCCTGCAGGCCCGCGCCGCCGAGGAGGGCGGCGCGACCGCCATCGAGGCCGAGGCCGCCGTCGCCGCAGTCCCCGAACCGCTTCCGGCCACCGCCTCGGGACGCCATGCGGCACCCCCGCAGGAGCCGGCCGACGCAGTCGAAGCCGCCATGGCGGACGCATCGGGCGCGGGCGTCAGGGGATACATCCGCGACGCCGACGGCTCGCCCGTACCGCAGGCCGTGGTCACCCTGATCGACCTGGGCGGGCGACAGCTCGGCCGTACGACGACGGGACCGGACGGCCGGTACTTCGTCGCGGCGCCCGCCGGCGGTACGTACGTCCTGATCGGCTCCGGGGGCGCACGGCAGCCCCAGGCGACGACGGTGGCGGTCGCCGACGGCCCCGTCGACTTCGACCTGATGCTCAGCGGTGCCGCCGGGCTCTCCGGTACGGTCCTGGCGACGCCCGGCAACCGTCCGCTGCCCGGCGCGCTCGTCATCGCCACCGACATGCGCGGTGATGTCGTCGCCTCCGGCACCACCGACGGCGCCGGAGACTTCGGCTTCGGCGACCTGGTGCCCGGCAGCTACACCCTCGCGGTGAGCGCCGGCGGGCACCGGCCGACGGCCGTGCCGGTGGAGGTCACCAGCGGCTCCGCCAACCGCTACGAGGTCCGGCTCGACCCCGGCGCCCGGGTCCACGGCACCATCCGCAACAGCGCGGGCGAGCCCCTGGACGACGCCCGGGTCACGCTGCTCGACGCCGCGGGGAACACGGTGGGGTCGACCATCACGGGTGCGGACGGTGTGTACACGTTCAACGACCTCGACACCGGCGACTACACGGTGGTGGCCAGCGGATACGCGCCCAGCGCCCATTCGCTGCTGGTGGACCGCAAGGGCGGGCAGGACCTCGACCTGGACCTGAGCCACTGA
- a CDS encoding MarR family winged helix-turn-helix transcriptional regulator encodes MDKGTVHDRPAEAIPVTGDASAEEAAAGLGSQIVRFSRLLTAHRRRAKFEQGAGERLLLARLVLDGERRATDLATDTFLDLSTVSRQVRSMVENGLIARRPDPEDRRGALLHATEAGHAAFEAYRRQRDAELADLLRPWPPEDRYQLIRLMARLNDDLAEHEHARHCSGNHSEAAAKQGASKHE; translated from the coding sequence ATGGACAAGGGGACGGTCCATGACCGCCCAGCAGAGGCGATTCCGGTCACCGGAGACGCCAGTGCCGAGGAGGCCGCAGCCGGACTCGGGAGCCAGATCGTACGGTTCTCCCGACTGCTCACAGCTCACAGACGCCGGGCCAAGTTCGAGCAGGGCGCCGGTGAGCGGCTGCTCCTCGCGCGACTGGTGCTCGACGGCGAACGGCGAGCCACCGACCTGGCCACGGACACCTTCCTGGACCTTTCGACTGTCAGTCGGCAGGTGCGGTCGATGGTGGAGAACGGCCTGATCGCGCGGCGCCCGGACCCGGAGGACCGGCGCGGTGCGCTGCTGCACGCGACCGAGGCCGGGCACGCGGCGTTCGAGGCGTACCGGCGGCAGCGCGACGCGGAGCTGGCGGATCTCCTCAGGCCATGGCCACCGGAGGACCGGTACCAGCTCATCCGGCTGATGGCACGCCTCAACGACGACCTGGCAGAGCATGAACACGCACGTCACTGCTCGGGAAACCACTCCGAAGCGGCGGCGAAGCAGGGAGCAAGCAAGCATGAGTGA
- a CDS encoding NADPH:quinone reductase, translating to MKSVIRTAAGGPEVLQLVERPVPEPGPGEVRVRVHVSGINPTDWRSRRRALPPGMNEQVPHQDGAGVIDAVGPQVDPARVGQRVWIWEAAWERPWGTAQQFTLVPDRQAVALPDHAPFELGAALGIPALTAHRALTVHDGGPGRIAPGTLRGATVLVAGGAGAVGNAAVQLARWAGARVITTVSSPAKAALARAAGAHQVVDYRTQDATAEILAFAPKGVDIVVEVAPGANAALDIAVAAQGAVVAYYSGGEDEQLAVPVLSSLAANLRWQSVFVYTVPPAAKQQALTDVAAAVDAGALRVGDEAGMPLHRFALGRTADAHAALEHGVVGRVLLDIP from the coding sequence ATGAAGTCCGTCATCCGGACGGCTGCCGGCGGTCCCGAGGTCCTGCAGCTCGTCGAGCGTCCGGTGCCCGAGCCCGGCCCGGGTGAGGTACGGGTCCGCGTGCACGTCTCGGGCATCAACCCCACCGACTGGCGCAGCCGCAGACGCGCGCTGCCGCCGGGCATGAACGAGCAGGTGCCCCACCAGGACGGTGCCGGGGTGATCGACGCCGTCGGTCCGCAGGTCGACCCGGCGCGGGTCGGGCAGCGGGTGTGGATCTGGGAAGCCGCGTGGGAGCGGCCCTGGGGAACGGCACAGCAGTTCACGCTCGTGCCCGACCGGCAGGCCGTCGCCCTGCCCGACCACGCACCGTTCGAGCTCGGCGCGGCCCTGGGCATCCCCGCCCTGACCGCCCATCGCGCGCTGACGGTTCATGACGGCGGGCCGGGGCGTATCGCGCCCGGCACTCTGCGGGGCGCGACCGTGCTGGTGGCGGGCGGCGCCGGCGCGGTCGGCAACGCGGCCGTTCAGCTCGCCCGCTGGGCCGGGGCGCGTGTGATCACCACGGTCAGCAGCCCCGCCAAGGCAGCACTGGCGCGCGCGGCAGGTGCCCACCAGGTGGTCGACTACCGCACCCAGGACGCCACCGCGGAGATTCTGGCCTTCGCCCCCAAGGGTGTCGACATCGTCGTGGAGGTCGCACCGGGCGCCAACGCCGCTCTCGACATCGCGGTGGCCGCCCAGGGTGCTGTGGTGGCCTACTACTCGGGCGGCGAGGACGAGCAGCTCGCCGTCCCGGTGCTCTCCTCGCTGGCGGCGAACCTGCGCTGGCAGAGTGTTTTCGTCTACACCGTGCCGCCCGCCGCGAAGCAGCAGGCTCTCACCGACGTCGCGGCGGCCGTGGACGCGGGCGCCCTGCGCGTGGGCGATGAGGCCGGAATGCCGCTGCACCGTTTCGCGCTGGGGCGCACCGCTGACGCCCACGCCGCGCTTGAACACGGCGTGGTCGGGAGGGTTCTGCTCGATATCCCGTGA